In one Natronosalvus amylolyticus genomic region, the following are encoded:
- a CDS encoding DUF7289 family protein produces the protein MGVVTEGISIEQRGDAPLIGVVLLFGMVFVGAAVLAVTGMAALEALESSSAHEQAASSVDMTHHGISTTTTTYSEEVVPWTDAKYSDDGTVYIVWYNESEAGSLDPDGEAAVHLESLGAIEYETGDSVLAYQSGGTWERSGSTTTVRSAPTMAGDDGLTLSFVTIDEDDVRGSEATVRHQPTDGFNGAIEEAMSAARSNGYTDVAVVIESEFHDGWRRHLESTFGAQNVSTDVASFEDENYVGGSFDVDGSQTVIATQTETMEPVPPFFWVKTDRGLVDASGSPTDTFVNAGGDWMNFETTVENTGDIDDEQDIRLRIPGVEFNTPHHEATKTLAGGESADVTLSVNPGQAKGLESGQTYEYEILTEDDETDPRGSFYYTEYEGVEYRISQTAVSRSGELINVSTDIANIGAKNGSKNVTLTIRGETSGQEVTSTTSPMPLEYGSNATVSWSINETNWPNGEYELDIVTGDEGPQGPNNPDNADSSATFEVTNGFEPQVAVTADLGVPEDQQVSGETGHVIPDGADASIEVSVANTHLFEQEQPVTLTLMDDGTVVEQVEKSITIDGASTKQISLPIADHAVDAGTIYQYDIATEDDSLDHLGSFLVVEDGDTPAFSIEGIDVRNSSVKPNDALHLDVTLTNEGDAGEQFVWLEGFHDDIVAVDDIDIDAGESKTVPIVWDSVAAPRSGETTSVTLRTDGDNATASVDVDPLLQVNSVESTADVISPGESVQIVTELESVAGTASQQVSLERADGTIIDTTAVTVDEDETKTVTFDYQTDADTITERVSVTTDDDERDGLVVVERDGPICDAVDYEGAGTESDPYQISTIDELQCINDHDLEAHYELVADIDAHGTEYWNDGKGFEPIGPDGHNYPNTYWQSPEAIDHEPFGGNFDGNGHVIDGLSIDRPDENFVGLFGATSYTQDFHPVTGDDVQPGDGSVIQSVRLTNVSVVGNQHVGGLVGQAGGTVLDARSEGYVEGQEQLVGGLIGDGAHADIDNRLVAVGTVVGGEINAVGNNRLNHEGIGGLVGRATWNTQVSMAYTHTDVSGDEHVGAIIGTSSYRDSTFEQMYTSGTATADSAEAGAVVGTVLSHGDEFADSIYWDTTVEPAAYGEAGNWFRDINMNRVQTEWNGRNTQEMTGLEVNQPGHMENLVFEEDGGPWVAIPDSYPRFAWELAAEGTFDVSIDEAPEEATAGEFLEVEVTVTSRYEDSDESDVTQTIVLTDPDGQTVDTQSVTLPSTLGKDETEQITLVWRTDDEDVGTGDLTVRSEENQETTTIEISPLELGPGQSDGDVPDIGIGDGGIENGSPPNLGPGHSDSGAENGSVHDPNIDISIDGVTIH, from the coding sequence ATGGGTGTGGTAACCGAGGGCATATCAATTGAACAGCGAGGTGACGCACCGCTCATCGGCGTTGTCTTGCTATTTGGTATGGTATTTGTTGGGGCGGCAGTGCTCGCTGTGACGGGAATGGCTGCGCTCGAGGCACTCGAGAGCAGTTCAGCACACGAACAGGCAGCTTCGTCCGTGGACATGACTCATCACGGAATTTCGACGACGACAACGACCTACTCGGAGGAAGTCGTCCCGTGGACTGACGCCAAGTACAGTGACGATGGGACGGTATACATCGTGTGGTACAACGAATCCGAAGCTGGCTCACTCGATCCGGATGGTGAGGCCGCTGTCCATCTCGAATCGCTCGGTGCGATCGAATACGAAACCGGAGACAGTGTTCTCGCCTATCAGAGTGGTGGGACGTGGGAACGAAGCGGTTCGACCACCACCGTGCGATCAGCACCGACGATGGCTGGAGACGACGGTCTCACTCTCAGTTTCGTCACCATCGATGAAGATGACGTCCGAGGTTCAGAAGCCACGGTTCGACACCAACCAACCGATGGCTTCAACGGCGCTATCGAAGAGGCAATGTCGGCTGCTCGTAGTAACGGCTATACGGATGTCGCAGTCGTCATCGAAAGCGAGTTTCACGATGGATGGCGAAGACATCTCGAGTCGACGTTCGGTGCACAGAACGTATCGACGGACGTCGCGTCCTTTGAAGACGAAAACTACGTTGGTGGCTCGTTCGATGTCGACGGTTCTCAGACCGTAATCGCGACGCAGACGGAGACGATGGAGCCAGTGCCGCCGTTCTTCTGGGTGAAAACGGACCGGGGGTTAGTCGATGCAAGCGGTTCTCCGACAGACACGTTTGTCAACGCTGGCGGTGACTGGATGAACTTCGAAACGACTGTCGAGAACACTGGCGACATCGATGACGAACAGGATATCCGTCTGCGAATACCCGGCGTCGAATTCAACACACCACATCACGAAGCGACAAAAACGCTTGCTGGCGGCGAGTCTGCCGACGTTACTCTCTCAGTCAATCCCGGGCAGGCCAAGGGCCTCGAGTCCGGCCAGACGTACGAATACGAGATCCTGACCGAGGACGACGAAACCGATCCACGGGGCTCGTTTTATTACACCGAATATGAAGGCGTCGAATACCGGATTAGCCAGACGGCAGTGAGTCGATCCGGAGAGTTGATCAACGTCTCTACTGACATCGCAAACATCGGTGCAAAGAACGGATCGAAGAACGTTACACTCACTATTAGGGGTGAAACGTCTGGTCAGGAAGTTACCAGTACAACCAGCCCCATGCCGCTTGAGTATGGATCGAACGCTACTGTTTCGTGGTCGATAAACGAAACCAACTGGCCCAATGGCGAGTATGAACTCGATATCGTTACGGGCGACGAAGGACCACAGGGTCCAAACAACCCCGACAATGCAGATTCGTCAGCCACTTTCGAGGTAACCAATGGATTCGAACCGCAAGTTGCAGTCACCGCCGATCTAGGCGTCCCCGAAGACCAACAGGTGTCCGGAGAGACGGGCCACGTCATTCCCGATGGAGCTGATGCCTCGATCGAAGTGAGCGTAGCAAATACACATTTATTCGAACAAGAACAGCCAGTGACGCTCACCCTCATGGACGATGGGACAGTCGTCGAGCAGGTGGAAAAATCGATCACGATCGACGGTGCGAGCACGAAGCAAATTTCCCTTCCAATTGCTGATCACGCGGTCGATGCGGGCACAATCTACCAGTACGATATCGCTACCGAAGACGACTCTCTCGATCACCTGGGGTCGTTCCTGGTCGTCGAAGATGGCGACACCCCTGCGTTTTCGATTGAGGGAATCGACGTCCGCAATTCGTCTGTCAAGCCGAACGATGCTCTCCACCTCGATGTTACCCTCACGAACGAAGGCGACGCTGGGGAGCAGTTCGTCTGGCTCGAGGGCTTCCATGACGATATCGTCGCCGTCGACGACATCGATATCGATGCAGGGGAGTCCAAAACTGTGCCTATCGTGTGGGATAGCGTGGCTGCCCCTCGGTCTGGGGAGACGACGTCAGTGACGCTTCGAACCGATGGAGATAACGCGACAGCGAGCGTCGACGTTGATCCACTTTTACAGGTCAACAGCGTGGAGTCCACCGCCGATGTTATTTCGCCCGGTGAATCGGTACAGATCGTGACGGAACTCGAGAGCGTCGCTGGCACTGCCAGCCAACAGGTCTCCCTGGAGCGTGCCGATGGAACGATTATCGACACGACTGCCGTCACTGTCGACGAAGATGAGACGAAAACCGTCACCTTCGACTACCAGACCGATGCCGATACGATCACAGAGCGAGTCTCCGTGACGACCGACGACGACGAACGTGACGGATTGGTCGTCGTCGAACGAGATGGCCCAATCTGTGACGCTGTCGACTACGAGGGAGCCGGGACCGAGTCCGACCCCTACCAGATTAGTACGATCGATGAACTCCAGTGTATCAACGACCACGACCTCGAGGCACACTACGAACTCGTCGCTGATATCGACGCACACGGCACAGAGTACTGGAACGATGGGAAAGGATTCGAGCCGATTGGTCCAGACGGTCACAACTATCCAAACACCTATTGGCAATCTCCTGAAGCAATTGACCACGAACCGTTCGGCGGGAACTTCGACGGAAACGGACACGTTATCGATGGGCTAAGTATTGACCGCCCCGATGAGAATTTCGTCGGCCTGTTCGGCGCAACCAGTTATACGCAGGATTTCCATCCCGTTACGGGCGATGATGTCCAACCTGGTGATGGTTCTGTGATCCAAAGTGTCAGACTGACAAACGTGAGCGTCGTTGGGAATCAACACGTCGGTGGACTGGTCGGGCAGGCTGGGGGAACGGTTCTTGACGCTCGAAGTGAAGGCTACGTCGAAGGCCAGGAGCAGTTGGTCGGCGGTCTCATCGGTGATGGTGCCCACGCCGATATCGATAATCGGCTCGTTGCAGTTGGAACTGTCGTCGGTGGTGAGATCAACGCCGTTGGCAATAATCGATTGAACCACGAGGGAATTGGCGGACTTGTCGGCCGTGCCACCTGGAATACGCAGGTTTCGATGGCGTATACACACACGGATGTTAGCGGTGACGAACACGTCGGTGCTATTATCGGTACGTCTTCGTACCGCGATTCGACGTTCGAACAGATGTATACGAGTGGGACAGCGACTGCCGACAGCGCTGAAGCGGGAGCAGTCGTCGGCACGGTCCTGTCTCACGGGGACGAGTTTGCAGATAGTATCTACTGGGATACGACCGTCGAACCGGCAGCATACGGTGAGGCGGGCAACTGGTTCCGTGACATCAATATGAACCGTGTGCAGACCGAGTGGAACGGAAGAAACACTCAGGAAATGACCGGACTCGAGGTAAACCAACCCGGACACATGGAGAACCTCGTATTCGAAGAAGACGGCGGCCCGTGGGTTGCGATACCCGATTCGTACCCACGGTTCGCCTGGGAACTCGCCGCTGAAGGAACGTTCGATGTCTCGATCGACGAGGCCCCAGAGGAAGCCACTGCCGGGGAGTTCCTCGAGGTCGAAGTGACGGTGACGAGTCGGTACGAAGACAGCGATGAATCAGATGTGACACAGACGATCGTTCTCACTGACCCCGATGGACAAACGGTCGACACGCAGTCAGTCACGTTACCGAGCACGCTCGGAAAAGATGAAACAGAACAGATTACACTGGTCTGGCGGACTGACGACGAAGACGTCGGAACTGGTGATCTCACCGTCCGCAGTGAGGAGAATCAGGAGACGACGACGATCGAGATCAGCCCACTCGAGTTGGGTCCTGGGCAATCCGATGGAGACGTTCCAGATATCGGGATTGGTGACGGTGGTATCGAAAACGGATCGCCACCGAATCTGGGCCCTGGTCACTCGGATTCGGGTGCAGAGAACGGATCGGTACACGATCCGAACATCGATATCAGTATCGATGGTGTGACTATCCACTAG
- a CDS encoding adenylate kinase: MAQPRILILGAPGAGKGTQSAKIADHFDIEHITTGDALRSNKEMDISHLDLEYDTPGEYMDQGELVPDAVVNAIVDEALSSADGFILDGYPRNLEQVEELEGMTDLDVVIALDVSEAELVHRLTGRRMDPETGDIYHVEYNPPEDPDVEERLIQREDDTEETVRERLRVYSENTAAVLEYYEDDGRLERVDGEQPPDDVWEDVKETVEETS; this comes from the coding sequence ATGGCACAGCCACGTATTCTCATCCTCGGGGCTCCCGGGGCCGGCAAAGGAACCCAGAGCGCAAAAATTGCAGACCACTTCGATATCGAACACATCACGACCGGAGACGCACTCCGGTCGAACAAGGAGATGGATATCTCCCATCTCGACCTCGAGTACGACACCCCCGGCGAGTACATGGATCAGGGTGAACTCGTGCCAGACGCCGTCGTCAACGCAATCGTCGACGAAGCACTCTCTTCGGCAGATGGCTTTATTTTAGATGGCTATCCACGCAACCTCGAGCAAGTCGAAGAACTCGAAGGAATGACGGATCTGGACGTCGTTATCGCCCTCGACGTGAGTGAGGCGGAACTCGTCCACCGACTGACCGGGCGACGGATGGACCCCGAAACGGGCGACATCTATCACGTCGAATACAACCCGCCGGAAGACCCCGACGTCGAAGAAAGGTTGATCCAGCGGGAAGACGACACCGAAGAGACCGTTCGTGAACGACTCCGTGTGTATTCCGAGAATACGGCAGCAGTTCTCGAATACTACGAAGATGACGGTCGCCTCGAGCGAGTCGATGGTGAGCAGCCACCCGATGACGTGTGGGAGGACGTGAAGGAAACGGTCGAAGAAACGAGCTAG
- a CDS encoding amphi-Trp domain-containing protein translates to MPEEVLFKFEQQMSTDEIADYLRSVADRIESGEPLSLESGTDSVTMDVPANPTFEIKAERETSSSGGTPELSVEFELEWDEGVDDEAVGDNSLTID, encoded by the coding sequence ATGCCAGAAGAAGTCCTCTTCAAATTCGAACAGCAAATGTCTACTGACGAAATCGCTGACTACCTTCGCTCTGTGGCCGACCGAATCGAAAGCGGGGAGCCACTCAGCCTCGAGTCAGGAACAGACTCAGTTACGATGGACGTCCCGGCAAACCCCACGTTCGAAATCAAGGCCGAGCGAGAAACGTCTTCCTCGGGTGGGACGCCCGAACTGAGTGTTGAGTTCGAACTCGAGTGGGACGAGGGTGTCGATGATGAGGCTGTCGGCGACAACTCGTTGACCATCGATTAA
- the coxB gene encoding cytochrome c oxidase subunit II: MTRVDVFEDIFLVFLGLGTLVGIIVITYTLYNAYKYRDDGARDPDENLPTLGELPTGGSGGKKLFLSFILSAIIVISLVLWTYGMLLYVEDGPEGPGEDAIEVDVEGFAFGWSFYYENGVESSNEMVVPADTPIWIEVTATDVWHAFGVSELRVKSDALPGETDVTWFVAEDEGEYLIECFELCGPGHSGMEGTLTVKSEAEYEQWLEDQLTVTIDLEDAEGEPITDPDAIEGSLVHGDDTVVTFTEDDFEDGELRITVDEGDTYTLLVESPDGAFETIEMDVDIVSGPDETLTLEEPGDDDENDTEDNENDGGDD; encoded by the coding sequence ATGACACGTGTCGACGTTTTCGAGGATATCTTCCTCGTGTTCCTTGGACTGGGGACGCTCGTCGGTATCATCGTCATCACTTACACGTTGTATAATGCGTACAAATACCGTGACGACGGCGCTCGCGACCCGGACGAAAACTTGCCCACGCTGGGCGAGCTCCCAACGGGTGGTAGCGGTGGGAAGAAGCTCTTCCTTTCGTTTATTCTGAGTGCCATCATCGTCATTTCGCTGGTTCTCTGGACCTACGGCATGCTGTTGTACGTCGAAGACGGGCCCGAAGGACCAGGCGAAGACGCAATCGAAGTTGACGTCGAAGGATTCGCCTTCGGCTGGAGCTTCTATTACGAAAACGGCGTCGAATCCAGTAACGAAATGGTCGTCCCAGCAGACACACCCATCTGGATTGAGGTGACTGCGACAGACGTCTGGCATGCGTTCGGCGTTTCGGAGTTGCGGGTGAAATCCGACGCACTCCCAGGCGAAACTGACGTTACGTGGTTCGTTGCCGAAGACGAAGGTGAGTATCTGATCGAATGCTTCGAACTCTGTGGCCCCGGCCACTCCGGCATGGAGGGCACGTTGACGGTCAAGAGTGAAGCCGAATACGAACAGTGGCTCGAGGACCAGTTGACGGTCACGATCGATCTCGAAGACGCGGAGGGTGAACCAATCACCGATCCGGACGCAATCGAAGGCTCGCTTGTGCACGGTGATGACACCGTTGTGACCTTCACCGAGGACGACTTCGAGGACGGCGAACTCCGGATTACTGTCGACGAGGGAGACACGTATACGCTGCTCGTCGAGTCGCCAGATGGCGCCTTCGAAACGATCGAGATGGACGTCGACATCGTCAGCGGTCCAGACGAAACCCTCACACTCGAGGAACCCGGTGATGACGACGAAAACGATACTGAAGACAATGAAAACGACGGAGGTGACGACTGA
- a CDS encoding cbb3-type cytochrome c oxidase subunit I, with amino-acid sequence MGDDFPPMRSVKRWLVTTNHKDVGILYLSTALFFLVFGGVMALLFRAHLWESGGAGILTDSTYNQAVTSHGLLMVFWFLSPFAAGFANYFVPLQIGAKDLAFPRLNALSYWFYLFSGVLLMISFFIGGTFEGGWTMYAPLNVPAYTPFEATAGGTATIMALMMFTLSITFGTINFLTTIHRQRAEGLGLWNMPMFTWSWLLTVWMMLFAFAALLAALLLLTIDRVMLTQYFGAGEGSSLLWAHIFWFFGHPEVYIVFFPALGIMFETFQTFTGRRLVGRKWVIIALVLVTVQSFLVWMHHMFLTTINLEIKTLFMATTIGISLPFDLMVFALIYTMIKGRVRFTTPFLFSLGALVLFILGGITGVFLGAVVLDYEFRGTYWVVAHFHYVMVSGVTALIAGLYYWWPKITGKMYNETLGKLNFAVYFVGFNLLYFPMFLAWETPRRVFHFAEGMTMYHQMATVGAFVFGASFLIMFYTLGKSLVSGPDAPDNPWEFSRTAEWTIPSPPPLENWDGRPSYATGRLEFVEEKPAATDGGTGIATTEGSNAVLDAHEHEEEHADHASIWPLGIGFGTFIMFLGISGLGPYVARFANAQGANVDGFGDPNIVYPILAVTGLGLLLYFLWQFGMEEFQAPEMEVAERWPFEGVDNGKFGLWVFLASDVVVFGAVLGAFIFMRLHTGWSDWTTVPPAAWPGLLNTYVLLTSSFTVILALVMAERGNKKGLLATLTATLMLGFTFMGVKAWEYNAKFAEGDFWFSGLEYSIYYVTTGLHGLHVLLGLLVAGFMIYKIILYDAYLEDHRPVEFFGLYWHFVDIVWVFLFPLFYLM; translated from the coding sequence ATGGGCGATGACTTTCCCCCAATGCGGTCTGTGAAACGGTGGTTAGTAACCACGAATCACAAAGACGTGGGGATTCTGTATCTGAGCACCGCCCTCTTTTTCCTGGTCTTCGGCGGTGTGATGGCACTCCTCTTCCGTGCACATCTCTGGGAAAGCGGCGGTGCCGGTATCCTCACTGACAGCACCTACAATCAGGCGGTGACCTCACACGGCCTATTGATGGTGTTCTGGTTCCTGTCGCCGTTTGCGGCAGGCTTCGCGAACTACTTCGTGCCACTGCAGATTGGCGCAAAAGACCTCGCGTTCCCACGGCTCAACGCGTTGAGCTACTGGTTCTATCTGTTCTCGGGCGTCCTGCTGATGATTTCGTTCTTCATTGGCGGCACTTTCGAGGGTGGTTGGACCATGTACGCACCGCTCAACGTACCGGCGTACACGCCGTTCGAGGCAACGGCTGGCGGGACTGCGACCATCATGGCGCTGATGATGTTCACCCTGTCGATCACGTTCGGTACGATCAACTTCCTGACGACGATCCATCGCCAGCGTGCGGAGGGACTCGGTCTCTGGAACATGCCGATGTTTACCTGGTCGTGGTTGTTGACCGTCTGGATGATGCTCTTTGCGTTCGCTGCACTGCTCGCAGCACTGCTGTTGCTCACGATCGACCGCGTGATGCTCACGCAGTATTTCGGTGCTGGTGAGGGTTCGAGTTTGCTCTGGGCACACATCTTCTGGTTCTTCGGCCATCCCGAGGTGTACATCGTCTTCTTCCCTGCGCTGGGAATCATGTTCGAAACGTTCCAGACGTTCACTGGACGCCGCCTTGTCGGTCGAAAATGGGTCATTATTGCGCTGGTCCTGGTTACCGTTCAGTCGTTCCTCGTCTGGATGCACCACATGTTCCTGACGACGATCAACCTCGAGATCAAGACGCTGTTCATGGCGACGACGATCGGTATCTCGTTGCCGTTCGACCTGATGGTGTTCGCACTGATCTATACGATGATCAAAGGTCGGGTTCGGTTCACCACGCCGTTCCTGTTCAGTCTCGGTGCGCTCGTCTTGTTCATCCTGGGCGGCATTACCGGGGTGTTCCTCGGCGCGGTCGTACTCGACTACGAGTTCCGGGGCACCTACTGGGTCGTTGCCCACTTCCACTACGTGATGGTTTCCGGCGTGACGGCACTGATCGCCGGCCTGTACTACTGGTGGCCAAAGATCACCGGGAAGATGTACAACGAGACGCTCGGCAAACTCAACTTCGCTGTCTACTTCGTCGGCTTTAACCTGCTTTACTTCCCGATGTTCCTCGCCTGGGAAACCCCACGGCGTGTGTTCCACTTCGCGGAGGGCATGACGATGTATCACCAGATGGCGACCGTCGGAGCGTTCGTTTTCGGGGCGTCGTTCCTGATCATGTTCTACACGCTCGGGAAGAGCCTCGTTTCCGGTCCAGACGCGCCGGATAATCCCTGGGAGTTCTCCCGAACGGCCGAGTGGACGATTCCATCGCCCCCACCGCTCGAGAACTGGGATGGACGACCGAGTTACGCGACCGGTCGTCTCGAGTTCGTCGAAGAGAAGCCTGCAGCAACGGACGGGGGAACGGGAATAGCTACGACAGAAGGCTCGAACGCCGTACTCGACGCACACGAACACGAGGAAGAACACGCCGACCACGCCAGCATCTGGCCGCTGGGAATCGGGTTCGGTACCTTCATCATGTTCCTGGGCATCTCCGGTCTCGGTCCGTACGTCGCCCGGTTCGCCAACGCCCAGGGCGCGAACGTCGATGGATTTGGCGATCCGAACATCGTCTATCCGATTCTCGCCGTGACCGGACTGGGTCTGTTGTTGTACTTCCTCTGGCAGTTCGGTATGGAGGAGTTCCAGGCACCCGAGATGGAAGTGGCCGAACGCTGGCCGTTCGAAGGCGTCGATAATGGCAAATTCGGTCTCTGGGTATTCCTGGCATCAGACGTCGTGGTCTTCGGTGCCGTGCTGGGAGCGTTCATCTTCATGCGCCTCCACACCGGCTGGTCCGACTGGACGACTGTCCCACCGGCGGCCTGGCCCGGGTTGCTCAACACGTACGTGTTGTTGACCTCGAGTTTCACCGTCATTCTGGCACTGGTCATGGCCGAACGTGGCAACAAGAAGGGGTTGCTTGCGACGCTCACCGCTACCCTGATGCTCGGCTTCACATTCATGGGCGTAAAAGCCTGGGAGTACAATGCCAAGTTCGCCGAAGGCGACTTCTGGTTCAGTGGCCTCGAGTACTCCATCTACTACGTGACGACGGGACTGCACGGACTCCACGTCCTGCTTGGTCTGCTCGTTGCCGGGTTCATGATCTACAAGATCATCCTGTATGATGCCTACCTCGAAGACCACCGACCAGTCGAGTTCTTCGGCCTCTACTGGCACTTCGTCGATATCGTCTGGGTGTTCCTGTTCCCGCTGTTCTACCTGATGTAG
- a CDS encoding DUF7522 family protein, which yields MLSNEDSDRLEAACSETVGQALRSIVYFTEDDFDQVHLTDYLSAEADIAAFVDNEREGFHRVSTHEGSELGRYEYTIRRFERGYLVRVISDSKGVFVTTNQLPTEEFDELASAVERVMKTWNE from the coding sequence ATGTTGTCCAACGAAGACAGCGACCGACTTGAGGCGGCGTGCTCGGAAACCGTAGGCCAGGCATTGCGAAGCATCGTCTATTTTACCGAAGACGATTTCGACCAGGTTCACCTCACGGATTATCTTTCGGCCGAGGCAGACATAGCAGCGTTCGTCGATAACGAACGCGAGGGATTCCACCGGGTTTCGACACACGAAGGATCCGAACTCGGTCGGTACGAATACACTATTCGGCGGTTCGAAAGAGGATATCTGGTTCGTGTGATTTCGGATTCCAAGGGAGTCTTCGTAACGACGAACCAGCTACCGACCGAAGAATTCGACGAACTGGCATCGGCCGTGGAGCGGGTAATGAAAACGTGGAACGAGTGA
- a CDS encoding pyridoxamine 5'-phosphate oxidase family protein, whose translation MDDDAVAEYLESKGVGTLSFGNETGGYGIPMSFGYDRVEDRIIFQLSFGEESLKAKYIEEGNQVTLSAYDWESIHDWRSVVVRGTLHEIPVAENSRPAGIFAAFSKIASPEVFQEPLKDLDFEWYDLRIDDVHGRRAVDAENEE comes from the coding sequence ATGGACGACGATGCAGTGGCCGAATACCTCGAATCGAAGGGAGTCGGCACGTTGTCGTTCGGTAACGAAACGGGCGGTTACGGGATTCCGATGTCGTTCGGATACGATCGGGTCGAAGATCGGATCATCTTTCAACTGTCTTTCGGTGAGGAGAGTCTGAAAGCGAAGTATATAGAGGAAGGAAATCAGGTTACTTTGTCGGCGTACGACTGGGAATCGATCCACGACTGGCGGAGTGTAGTCGTTCGGGGCACCCTCCACGAGATCCCGGTTGCCGAAAATTCACGACCGGCCGGGATTTTCGCAGCCTTCTCGAAGATCGCGTCACCCGAAGTGTTTCAGGAGCCGTTGAAAGATCTCGATTTCGAATGGTACGACCTTCGAATCGACGACGTACATGGGCGTCGGGCCGTCGATGCAGAAAACGAGGAGTGA
- a CDS encoding FAD-binding oxidoreductase, translated as MTVNTPVDDRDYESLTQKIHGEVLRPDDEGYNEAREVWNAMIDRHPAVIAQCAGVADVIQAVEFARDYDLSLAVKGAGHNVAGNAVCDDGLVIDLSLMSSVRVDPVARTVRVGPGATLADIDHETQAFGLATPMGFVSETGISGLTLGGGFGWLSRKYGMTIDNLRSVDLITADGELIHASEDENPDLFWGLRGGGGNFGIVTSFEFDLHEVGPEILAGLIVYPAADAKAVARHWRDFVADAPDDLSVWVLAGTAPPFPFIPEEYHGSTILAVVPVYTDNVDEGMALVKPLREFGEPVADNVAPRPYAAWQQYFDPANTSGARNYWKSLNFDHFSDDVIDTFLEYGRNLPTADSKIGVAHLGGAASRVPGDSTAYPHRDAEFVVNITPRWTEPARDDQCIGWAREAHTALTEHSTAGTYVNFITEETGEEQFAYRENYDRLVELKNEYDPTNLFSLNQNVKPSP; from the coding sequence ATGACAGTCAACACTCCAGTAGACGACCGGGACTACGAATCGCTCACTCAGAAGATCCACGGCGAGGTTCTCCGACCTGATGACGAGGGCTACAACGAGGCGCGTGAGGTCTGGAACGCCATGATTGACAGGCATCCCGCCGTTATCGCCCAGTGTGCCGGCGTGGCCGATGTCATCCAGGCGGTCGAGTTCGCCCGTGACTACGACCTCTCCCTCGCCGTCAAAGGGGCGGGACACAATGTCGCCGGGAACGCTGTCTGTGACGACGGACTCGTAATCGACCTTTCACTGATGTCGTCGGTCCGGGTCGATCCTGTTGCACGGACGGTCCGTGTCGGACCCGGGGCGACGTTGGCCGATATCGATCACGAAACCCAAGCGTTCGGGCTCGCCACACCAATGGGCTTCGTCTCCGAGACCGGCATTTCCGGTCTCACGCTCGGCGGCGGCTTCGGCTGGCTCTCGCGGAAGTACGGAATGACGATCGACAATTTGCGGTCGGTGGATCTCATCACTGCCGACGGCGAGTTGATCCACGCGAGCGAGGACGAGAACCCCGACCTGTTCTGGGGGCTCCGGGGCGGGGGCGGCAACTTCGGCATCGTCACGTCCTTCGAGTTCGACCTCCACGAAGTCGGTCCAGAGATCCTGGCAGGATTGATCGTCTATCCGGCTGCGGATGCGAAGGCCGTGGCCCGTCACTGGCGGGACTTCGTGGCTGACGCCCCGGATGACCTCAGCGTCTGGGTGCTCGCTGGTACGGCACCTCCGTTTCCGTTCATCCCCGAGGAGTACCACGGGAGCACGATCCTCGCTGTCGTCCCTGTCTATACGGACAACGTGGATGAGGGGATGGCGCTGGTCAAGCCGCTTCGTGAGTTCGGTGAACCGGTTGCAGACAACGTAGCGCCGCGTCCGTACGCAGCCTGGCAACAGTATTTCGATCCGGCAAATACGTCGGGAGCACGGAACTACTGGAAATCGCTGAACTTCGACCACTTCAGCGACGACGTGATCGACACGTTCCTGGAGTACGGCCGAAACCTTCCGACAGCCGACTCGAAAATCGGCGTCGCCCACCTTGGCGGGGCCGCCAGCCGTGTTCCGGGAGATTCGACCGCGTACCCACACCGCGACGCGGAGTTCGTCGTGAACATCACTCCGCGCTGGACCGAGCCAGCCCGTGATGACCAGTGCATCGGGTGGGCACGAGAAGCCCACACGGCATTGACCGAGCATTCGACCGCCGGAACGTACGTGAACTTCATCACCGAGGAGACTGGCGAGGAACAGTTCGCCTACCGCGAGAACTACGACCGTCTCGTCGAGCTAAAAAACGAGTACGATCCGACCAACCTCTTTAGCCTGAATCAGAACGTCAAGCCGAGTCCCTAA